A DNA window from Streptococcus mutans contains the following coding sequences:
- a CDS encoding arginine repressor — MKKRERLELIKKIVLENEIETQKELVKLLENEGLQATQATISRDINEVGIIKVPASNGRYIYGLSKEISKKEESTPKPAEKAVKFISDQVAGLEHLIHIDVVPGNSYLLKRFLLERFEGLIFSLLADDDSLLLIVKNAKDSDRIRQEIKSWMAN; from the coding sequence ATGAAGAAACGTGAACGATTAGAATTAATTAAAAAAATTGTTTTAGAAAATGAAATTGAAACACAAAAAGAATTGGTCAAACTTTTAGAGAACGAAGGCTTACAAGCAACGCAAGCGACAATTTCCCGTGATATTAATGAGGTCGGTATCATTAAAGTACCAGCTTCAAATGGTCGCTATATTTATGGCCTTTCTAAGGAAATAAGCAAAAAAGAAGAGTCAACACCAAAACCAGCTGAAAAAGCAGTTAAGTTTATTTCAGATCAGGTGGCAGGTTTAGAGCATCTCATTCATATTGATGTTGTTCCTGGAAATAGCTATTTATTGAAACGTTTTTTACTAGAGAGATTTGAAGGACTTATTTTTAGCTTGCTGGCAGATGATGACAGTTTGCTTTTGATTGTTAAAAATGCTAAAGATAGTGATAGAATTCGTCAAGAAATCAAATCTTGGATGGCCAATTAA
- the lytS gene encoding two-component system sensor histidine kinase LytS, whose amino-acid sequence MLMILLFQRLGIIMILAFLLVNNSYFRQLIEERSKREKLVLIIIFGIFVIISNMTGIEITSDKSLVERPILTTISHSDSLANTRTLVITTASLVGGPLVGTVVGFIGGVHRFFQGNFSGAFYIVSSALVGYISGRLGDQLKTNNLYPSTSQVIVISIIAESIQMLFVGFFTGWDLVKLIFIPMMLLNSLGSTLFLAILKTYLSNERQLRAVQTRDVLDLTQQTLPYLRQGLSQQSATKVCNIIKQHTNFDAVGLTDRTNVLAHIGVGQDHHIAGQAVKTDLSKSVILNGQPQIALDKTAIACPDQSCLLNSAIVVPLKINNETVGALKMYFSGDKKMTEVEENLALGLAQIFSGQLAIGIAEEQNKLANIAEIKALQSQINPHFFFNAINTISALIRLDANKARYALMQLSTFFRTSLQGGQDREITLEQEKAHVDAYMNLEKLRFPDKYQLNYHITVSTKMTLPPFGLQVLVENAVRHAFKERKKDNHICISITDQGEFYKVAVSDNGQGISPNMIDKLGQETVSESKGTGTALVNLNNRLNLLYGSASQLHFDSTDQGTTVWYEIPYQKGDKDEHFNS is encoded by the coding sequence ATGTTAATGATATTATTATTTCAGAGACTTGGTATTATCATGATTCTGGCATTTTTACTAGTCAATAACAGCTATTTTCGACAGTTGATTGAAGAACGTTCTAAGCGTGAAAAGCTGGTTCTTATTATCATTTTTGGTATTTTCGTCATCATTTCCAATATGACAGGAATTGAAATCACTAGCGATAAAAGTTTGGTGGAACGTCCTATTCTAACGACTATTTCTCATTCAGATTCTCTAGCTAATACGAGAACTTTGGTTATCACAACGGCTAGCTTAGTCGGCGGTCCTTTAGTTGGAACTGTTGTGGGTTTCATTGGTGGTGTCCATCGTTTCTTCCAAGGGAATTTTTCTGGTGCTTTTTACATTGTCAGTTCTGCTTTGGTAGGATATATTAGTGGTCGACTGGGTGATCAATTAAAAACTAACAACCTTTATCCATCTACTTCGCAGGTCATTGTTATCAGTATTATTGCTGAAAGTATTCAAATGCTCTTTGTCGGTTTCTTTACTGGCTGGGATTTGGTTAAACTGATTTTCATTCCTATGATGTTGCTTAACAGTCTAGGTTCGACCTTATTTCTAGCTATTCTCAAGACCTACTTATCCAATGAAAGACAGCTGAGAGCTGTTCAGACTCGGGATGTTTTAGATTTGACGCAGCAAACCCTGCCTTATTTAAGACAGGGACTGAGTCAGCAATCAGCTACTAAAGTGTGTAATATCATTAAGCAGCATACTAATTTTGATGCCGTTGGTCTGACTGATCGAACCAATGTCCTAGCTCATATCGGCGTTGGTCAAGATCATCATATTGCCGGACAAGCGGTCAAAACAGATCTCTCAAAAAGTGTTATTTTAAACGGTCAGCCACAAATTGCCTTAGATAAAACAGCCATTGCCTGTCCAGACCAAAGCTGTCTCCTCAATTCAGCCATCGTCGTTCCGCTCAAGATCAATAATGAGACAGTTGGGGCCTTAAAAATGTACTTTTCTGGTGATAAGAAGATGACCGAAGTCGAAGAAAATCTTGCCCTAGGTCTCGCACAAATTTTTTCTGGACAATTGGCCATCGGTATTGCCGAGGAACAAAATAAGTTGGCTAATATTGCAGAAATCAAGGCCTTGCAGTCCCAGATTAATCCTCATTTCTTCTTCAATGCCATAAACACCATCAGTGCTTTGATTCGTCTTGATGCCAACAAAGCTCGATATGCTCTCATGCAATTAAGTACTTTTTTCCGAACCAGTTTACAAGGCGGACAAGATAGAGAAATCACTTTAGAACAGGAAAAAGCGCACGTTGATGCTTATATGAATCTTGAAAAGCTGCGCTTTCCTGATAAATATCAACTGAATTATCATATTACTGTTTCAACTAAAATGACCCTGCCTCCTTTTGGTTTGCAGGTTTTGGTTGAAAATGCAGTACGTCATGCTTTTAAAGAACGCAAGAAAGACAATCATATTTGTATTTCCATAACAGATCAGGGAGAGTTTTACAAGGTGGCCGTTAGCGATAATGGTCAGGGTATTTCTCCTAATATGATTGACAAATTAGGACAGGAAACTGTATCTGAAAGCAAGGGAACAGGAACAGCCCTTGTTAATTTAAACAATCGCCTAAATTTACTTTATGGCAGTGCTAGTCAGTTACACTTTGACAGTACAGATCAAGGAACAACCGTCTGGTATGAGATTCCTTATCAAAAAGGAGATAAAGATGAACATTTTAATTCTTGA
- a CDS encoding polyprenyl synthetase family protein: MKDKIKYINQAIRHYYAQTHVSQDLVEAVLYSVAAGGKRIRPLLLLEILQGFGLVLTEAHYQVAASLEMIHTGSLVHDDLPAMDNDDYRRGQLTNHKKFGEATAILAGDSLFLDPFGLLAKADLRADIKIKLVAELSDAAGSYGMVGGQMLDIKGEHVQLNLDQLAQIHANKTGKLLTFPFVAAGIIAELSEKALARLRQVGELVGLAFQVRDDILDVTASFSELGKTPQKDIEADKSTYPSLLGLDKSYAILEDSLNQAQVIFQKLALEEQFNATGIETIIERLRLHA; encoded by the coding sequence GTGAAAGATAAGATTAAATACATTAATCAGGCTATTAGGCATTATTATGCGCAAACTCATGTGTCTCAGGATTTGGTTGAAGCGGTCTTGTATTCTGTTGCTGCAGGCGGTAAACGGATTCGTCCTCTCTTACTATTGGAAATCTTGCAAGGCTTTGGTTTGGTACTTACAGAAGCTCACTATCAGGTGGCAGCAAGTCTAGAGATGATTCATACCGGCAGCCTCGTTCATGATGACCTGCCTGCTATGGATAATGATGATTATAGGCGGGGACAGCTGACCAATCATAAGAAATTTGGTGAAGCGACAGCCATCTTGGCAGGTGACAGTCTTTTTCTAGACCCTTTTGGTTTGCTGGCCAAGGCGGACTTAAGGGCTGATATCAAGATAAAGTTAGTAGCAGAATTGTCAGATGCTGCAGGAAGCTATGGTATGGTCGGTGGGCAAATGTTGGATATTAAGGGTGAACATGTTCAACTCAATTTAGACCAACTGGCTCAAATTCATGCCAATAAGACAGGAAAACTCTTGACTTTTCCTTTTGTAGCCGCAGGAATAATAGCAGAATTATCAGAAAAAGCCCTTGCTCGGCTCCGTCAGGTGGGTGAATTAGTTGGTTTGGCTTTTCAAGTACGTGATGATATTTTAGATGTGACAGCTAGTTTTTCAGAACTTGGTAAGACCCCACAAAAGGATATCGAAGCTGATAAATCAACCTATCCCAGTCTTTTGGGCTTGGACAAGTCCTATGCCATTTTGGAAGATTCTCTCAATCAAGCGCAAGTTATTTTCCAAAAATTAGCTTTAGAGGAACAATTTAATGCTACTGGAATTGAAACAATAATAGAAAGGTTGCGTCTCCATGCCTAA
- the lytR gene encoding two-component system response regulator LytR — MNILILDDEMLARQELTFLIQQSKELDHPDIFEAEDISSAEKILFRQQIDLIFLDISLSEENGFTLANQLEQLAHPPLVVFATAYDHYAVKAFESNAADYILKPFEQGRVDKALAKVKKIQHLSTIDETATTEKKGMELLTLTLADRSIVLKMPDIVAASIEDGELTVSTKNTSYTIKKTLNWFKTRAKTNYFLQIHRNTVVNLEMIQEIQPWFNHTLLLVMVNGEKFPVGRSYMKELNAHLTL, encoded by the coding sequence ATGAACATTTTAATTCTTGATGATGAAATGTTGGCAAGACAAGAGTTAACTTTTTTAATTCAGCAGAGTAAGGAACTTGATCATCCTGATATTTTTGAAGCTGAAGATATTAGCAGTGCTGAAAAAATTCTCTTTCGCCAGCAGATTGATTTAATTTTTCTTGATATTTCACTCAGCGAGGAAAATGGTTTTACCTTGGCCAACCAATTAGAGCAATTGGCACATCCTCCACTTGTCGTCTTTGCGACAGCCTATGATCATTATGCCGTTAAAGCTTTTGAAAGCAATGCTGCTGACTATATTTTGAAGCCTTTTGAGCAGGGGCGTGTGGATAAAGCTTTGGCTAAAGTTAAGAAAATACAACACTTATCTACAATAGATGAAACAGCTACGACAGAAAAGAAAGGTATGGAACTGTTAACACTGACTTTAGCAGATAGAAGCATTGTCCTTAAGATGCCAGACATTGTGGCCGCTAGCATTGAAGATGGAGAACTGACCGTCAGTACCAAAAACACGAGCTACACCATCAAGAAAACATTGAATTGGTTTAAAACTCGCGCCAAGACCAATTATTTCCTGCAGATTCATCGCAATACAGTTGTTAATCTGGAAATGATTCAGGAAATTCAGCCTTGGTTTAACCATACGCTCTTACTGGTGATGGTCAATGGTGAAAAATTCCCAGTCGGGCGTTCCTATATGAAAGAATTGAATGCTCATTTGACCTTATAA
- a CDS encoding YpmS family protein gives MKQRRTGNKKNWWKWAFLLLLALNIAFWGVIISRVLSGYHSNTITSQTVKNPVKVGTITTTKEQLNQTLASYLNDYQSKGMTYSVQLTSTNIEFQGTYKLLGYNVPLYIYFEPYQLKSGAVQLKVTSFSVGNLPLPASEVLSYIKSSYKLPNFVDVIPEKSVVNINLQKIDNDAGIYLKSTAINLVSDEINFDILKKKR, from the coding sequence GTGAAACAAAGAAGAACTGGAAATAAAAAAAATTGGTGGAAATGGGCTTTTCTGCTTTTATTAGCACTCAATATTGCTTTTTGGGGAGTGATTATCAGTCGTGTTTTGAGCGGTTACCATTCTAATACAATAACAAGTCAAACAGTAAAAAATCCTGTTAAGGTTGGAACAATTACGACAACTAAAGAACAATTGAATCAGACCTTGGCAAGTTATTTGAATGATTATCAGTCTAAGGGTATGACCTACAGTGTTCAACTGACTTCAACAAACATTGAATTTCAAGGAACTTATAAACTTCTAGGTTATAACGTACCTCTTTATATCTATTTTGAACCTTATCAGTTAAAAAGCGGAGCTGTCCAGCTTAAAGTGACTTCCTTTTCAGTAGGCAATCTTCCTCTGCCAGCATCAGAGGTTCTTAGTTATATTAAATCAAGTTACAAACTGCCAAATTTTGTTGATGTTATTCCAGAGAAGTCTGTTGTTAATATCAATTTGCAAAAGATAGACAATGATGCAGGTATTTATTTAAAGTCAACAGCTATAAATTTGGTTAGTGATGAAATAAACTTTGATATTTTAAAGAAAAAACGTTAA
- the xseA gene encoding exodeoxyribonuclease VII large subunit, with the protein MSDYLSVSSLTKYLKLKFDRDPYLERVYLTGQVSNFRRRPNHQYFSLKDEKAVIQATMWSGIYRKLGFELEEGMKINVIGRVQLYEPSGSYSIIIEKAEPDGIGALAIQFEQLKKKLAEAGYFDDRHKQRLSQFVKKIGVVTSPSGAVIRDIITTVSRRFPGVDILLFPTKVQGEGAAQEVADNIRLANERTDLDLLIVGRGGGSIEDLWAFNEEIVVQAIFESHLPIISSVGHETDTTLADFAADRRAATPTAAAELATPVTKADLLAFLKERQMRSYQTVMRLIRQKDEQVKKLQRSVIFRQPERLYDAYVQKLDHLRTHLLTKVRQVYDVYDSKEHLLRQRLLSLNLSGCIQRYQAQLKQDQRLLLSHMSSQYDSKLARFEKAQDALLSLDTTRIVARGYAIVQKDNHIIQSTQQIKKGDRLHLEMKDGQVQVEVENVKQEENI; encoded by the coding sequence ATGTCAGATTATTTATCAGTATCCTCTTTAACCAAATATTTAAAATTAAAATTTGATCGCGATCCTTATTTGGAACGAGTTTATCTGACAGGTCAGGTTTCTAATTTCAGAAGACGTCCCAATCATCAGTATTTCTCCCTTAAAGATGAGAAAGCTGTCATTCAGGCGACCATGTGGAGCGGTATTTATAGGAAATTGGGCTTTGAGCTCGAAGAAGGCATGAAAATCAATGTTATTGGTCGTGTGCAACTGTATGAACCTAGTGGTTCTTATTCCATCATCATTGAAAAGGCAGAGCCAGATGGTATCGGTGCACTGGCTATTCAGTTTGAACAACTTAAGAAAAAACTGGCTGAGGCTGGCTATTTTGACGATAGGCATAAACAAAGACTGTCGCAGTTTGTTAAAAAGATTGGTGTTGTCACCAGTCCTAGTGGAGCGGTTATTAGAGATATTATCACAACAGTCTCGCGTCGTTTTCCCGGTGTAGATATTTTACTTTTTCCAACTAAAGTTCAAGGTGAAGGGGCAGCACAGGAAGTGGCTGACAACATTCGTTTGGCTAATGAACGTACTGATTTAGACCTGCTCATTGTTGGTCGTGGTGGGGGTTCTATTGAAGATCTCTGGGCTTTTAATGAGGAGATTGTAGTGCAGGCCATTTTTGAATCGCATCTGCCCATTATTTCCAGCGTTGGACATGAGACGGATACAACCTTGGCTGATTTTGCGGCAGATCGCAGAGCAGCAACGCCAACAGCAGCAGCTGAATTGGCAACACCTGTGACCAAGGCTGATTTATTAGCTTTTCTTAAAGAAAGACAGATGAGATCTTATCAGACTGTTATGCGTCTGATTAGACAAAAGGATGAACAAGTTAAGAAACTGCAAAGATCAGTTATTTTCAGACAGCCTGAAAGACTCTATGATGCTTATGTTCAAAAATTGGATCATTTAAGAACACATTTGTTGACCAAGGTGCGGCAGGTTTATGATGTTTATGATAGCAAGGAACATTTGCTGAGACAAAGATTGTTGTCCCTTAATTTATCAGGGTGTATTCAGCGCTATCAAGCACAATTAAAACAAGATCAGCGTTTATTGTTAAGCCACATGAGCAGCCAATATGATAGTAAATTAGCCCGTTTTGAAAAAGCACAAGATGCGCTTTTGTCACTGGATACGACTCGGATTGTGGCGCGTGGCTATGCTATTGTTCAAAAAGATAATCACATTATTCAATCAACCCAACAGATCAAAAAAGGAGATCGCTTGCATCTTGAAATGAAAGATGGGCAGGTCCAAGTGGAGGTAGAAAATGTCAAACAAGAAGAAAACATTTGA
- the recN gene encoding DNA repair protein RecN, with the protein MLLEIAIKNFAIIEEISLNFEKGMTVLTGETGAGKSIVIDAMNMMLGSRASIDVIRHGSPKAEIEGFFSVDKNPSLEQLLADQGIAFSDELIIRREILQNGRSISRINGQMVNLATLRAVGQYLVDIHGQHDQEELMRPQKHIQLLDEFGDEVFQVSKQHYQDLFDRYRNLRKRVLNKRKNEQEHQARIEMLEYQIGEIEAANLQSGEDTKLLKQRDKLMNHKLIVDTLTNAYVLLDNEDFSSLTNVRSAMNDLQSLEEYDAEYKDLSNNLSESYYILEDVSKRLETILDHMDFDANTLVKLEARLDVINTITRKYGGSVDDVLAYFDNISKEYNHLTGNDLAFDDMERELKVLERSLLEAAAQLSQKRHAIAETLSQEIKQELKDLYMDKADFKVVFTKGKFNREGNETVAFHISTNPGEDFKPLVKVASGGELSRLMLAIKSAFSRREDKTSIVFDEVDTGVSGRVAQAIAQKIYKIGNHGQVLAISHIPQVIAISDYQYFIEKQSSKATTVSTVRLLNQEERIEEIAKMLAGDNVTQAARQQAKELLKK; encoded by the coding sequence ATGCTTTTAGAAATTGCCATTAAAAATTTTGCTATTATTGAAGAAATCTCACTCAATTTTGAAAAGGGAATGACTGTTCTGACCGGTGAAACAGGTGCAGGGAAGTCTATTGTCATTGATGCCATGAATATGATGCTAGGCAGTAGAGCCAGCATAGATGTTATTCGTCATGGCAGTCCTAAAGCAGAGATTGAGGGTTTTTTCTCTGTGGATAAAAATCCTTCTTTAGAGCAGTTACTGGCTGATCAGGGAATTGCTTTTTCAGATGAGCTAATCATTCGCCGTGAGATTTTACAAAATGGGCGCAGTATTAGTCGTATCAATGGTCAAATGGTTAATCTGGCAACTCTGCGTGCCGTTGGGCAGTATTTAGTTGATATTCATGGACAGCATGATCAAGAAGAACTGATGCGGCCGCAAAAGCATATTCAGTTGTTGGATGAATTTGGTGATGAGGTATTTCAGGTAAGCAAGCAGCATTATCAGGACTTATTTGATCGCTATCGGAACTTACGTAAGCGCGTCTTGAATAAACGTAAGAATGAGCAAGAACATCAAGCACGTATTGAAATGCTGGAGTATCAGATAGGAGAGATTGAAGCAGCAAACTTACAATCTGGTGAGGATACCAAGCTCTTAAAACAACGTGATAAACTTATGAATCATAAGCTTATTGTTGATACCTTAACCAATGCTTATGTTTTACTTGATAATGAAGATTTTTCGAGTTTGACCAATGTTCGTTCAGCTATGAATGATTTGCAGAGTTTGGAAGAATATGATGCTGAGTACAAGGATTTATCCAATAATCTCAGCGAATCTTACTATATTTTAGAAGATGTTAGCAAACGTCTAGAGACCATACTGGATCATATGGATTTTGATGCCAATACTTTGGTTAAACTTGAAGCACGTCTTGATGTTATCAACACCATCACGCGTAAGTATGGTGGTTCAGTTGATGATGTTTTGGCTTATTTTGACAATATCAGTAAGGAATACAATCATTTGACGGGAAATGACCTTGCTTTTGATGATATGGAAAGAGAACTAAAAGTTTTGGAGCGCTCACTATTAGAAGCAGCAGCTCAATTGAGTCAAAAACGCCATGCCATTGCGGAAACCTTGTCTCAGGAGATTAAGCAGGAACTAAAAGATCTCTACATGGATAAGGCTGATTTTAAAGTTGTTTTTACTAAAGGAAAATTTAATCGCGAGGGAAATGAAACAGTCGCTTTTCATATTTCGACTAATCCTGGCGAAGACTTTAAGCCTTTGGTCAAAGTCGCTTCTGGTGGAGAGCTGTCTCGCCTCATGTTAGCCATTAAGTCAGCTTTTTCACGTCGTGAAGATAAGACTAGCATTGTTTTTGATGAAGTTGATACAGGTGTTTCAGGACGTGTCGCGCAGGCTATTGCTCAAAAAATTTACAAAATAGGCAATCACGGTCAAGTTTTAGCTATTTCCCATATCCCGCAAGTCATTGCCATCAGTGATTATCAGTACTTTATTGAAAAACAAAGCAGCAAAGCCACAACTGTCTCAACGGTTCGCCTTTTAAATCAAGAGGAAAGAATTGAAGAAATCGCTAAGATGTTGGCAGGGGATAATGTGACCCAAGCTGCGCGCCAGCAAGCTAAAGAACTATTAAAAAAATAA
- a CDS encoding SGNH/GDSL hydrolase family protein produces the protein MSKKIPKGPAFFLANLLIFSLLFYFFIPTAKLSFKNSDQKSSLNKSKATSFHYIAIGDSLTQGVGDTTDQGGFIPLLSQELKSNYHYNVLSSNYGVSGNTSQQILIRMRKERKIQKSLNKANLMTLTVGGNDVMTVVRKGLTNLKVSSFRQPAKTYQKHLRKIIQMARRRNKDLPIYIIGIYNPYYLNFPNMTQMQDIIDNWNKGTQKVVAEYRNVYFVPINDLLYKGVNGEQKAVGTSDSEAESGEVTNDALSEGDRFHPNNVGYQIMSKAIMEKISETKKNWK, from the coding sequence ATGAGTAAAAAAATTCCTAAAGGACCTGCTTTCTTTCTTGCAAATCTTCTTATTTTTAGCTTATTATTTTATTTTTTTATTCCAACAGCGAAGTTATCTTTTAAAAATAGCGATCAGAAATCTTCATTAAACAAATCCAAAGCGACATCTTTTCACTATATTGCTATCGGTGACTCTTTGACACAAGGAGTCGGTGATACGACTGATCAAGGCGGCTTTATTCCCCTTTTATCGCAAGAGTTGAAATCAAATTATCACTATAATGTTTTAAGCAGTAATTATGGTGTTTCAGGCAATACAAGCCAGCAAATTTTGATACGGATGCGAAAAGAGAGAAAAATTCAAAAAAGTTTGAATAAGGCTAATTTAATGACCTTAACAGTTGGTGGAAATGATGTTATGACTGTTGTTCGAAAGGGATTAACAAACTTAAAAGTATCTTCTTTTAGGCAGCCAGCTAAAACTTATCAGAAGCATTTGCGAAAAATTATCCAGATGGCTAGAAGAAGGAATAAGGATCTCCCCATTTATATCATTGGTATTTACAATCCTTATTATTTAAATTTCCCTAATATGACGCAAATGCAGGATATTATTGACAATTGGAATAAGGGAACGCAAAAGGTTGTCGCAGAGTATAGAAACGTTTATTTTGTTCCCATAAACGATTTACTTTATAAAGGTGTTAATGGGGAGCAAAAGGCTGTTGGAACATCTGACAGTGAGGCAGAGTCAGGAGAAGTAACCAATGATGCCCTTTCTGAAGGAGATCGTTTCCATCCTAATAATGTTGGTTATCAAATCATGTCAAAAGCAATAATGGAGAAAATCAGTGAAACAAAGAAGAACTGGAAATAA
- a CDS encoding exodeoxyribonuclease VII small subunit: MSNKKKTFEENLQDLEEIVNQLETGEIPLEEAITQFQKGMALSKDLQKTLESAEKTLVKVMQADGSEAEMDEL; encoded by the coding sequence ATGTCAAACAAGAAGAAAACATTTGAAGAAAATTTACAGGATTTAGAAGAAATTGTGAACCAGTTAGAAACCGGTGAAATTCCTCTTGAAGAAGCTATTACTCAATTCCAAAAAGGAATGGCGCTTTCTAAAGATTTGCAGAAAACCTTGGAGTCTGCTGAAAAGACCTTGGTCAAAGTCATGCAGGCTGATGGCAGTGAAGCAGAAATGGACGAATTGTGA
- a CDS encoding TlyA family rRNA (cytidine-2'-O)-methyltransferase: MPKERVDVLAYKQGLFNTREQAKRGVMAGLVVNVINGERYDKPGEKIDEATELKLKGDKLKYVSRGGLKLEKALKVFVISVDGQITLDIGASTGGFTDVMLQNGAQLVYAVDVGTNQLVWKLRQDERVCSMEQYNFRYAEPSDFERGQPTFASIDVSFISLNLILPALSKILTDGGQVVALIKPQFEAGREQIGKHGIVKDKSVHETVLETVTTFATNYGFTVKELDFSPIQGGHGNIEFLAYLEKSAQAQNQVLTKIKSIVEQAHKEFKKNEET; the protein is encoded by the coding sequence ATGCCTAAGGAAAGAGTGGATGTTCTAGCCTATAAACAAGGACTGTTTAACACAAGAGAACAAGCCAAGCGAGGTGTTATGGCAGGTTTGGTTGTCAATGTCATCAATGGAGAACGTTATGATAAACCCGGCGAGAAAATTGATGAAGCGACTGAGTTAAAGTTAAAGGGAGACAAATTAAAATATGTCAGTCGCGGCGGTTTGAAATTGGAAAAAGCATTAAAAGTTTTTGTCATTTCAGTAGATGGACAGATAACTTTGGACATTGGCGCTTCAACGGGTGGTTTTACAGACGTCATGCTGCAAAATGGTGCTCAATTAGTCTATGCTGTTGATGTTGGAACCAATCAGTTGGTGTGGAAATTACGTCAAGACGAACGCGTCTGCAGCATGGAACAGTACAATTTCCGCTATGCAGAGCCTAGCGATTTTGAACGAGGACAGCCAACTTTTGCTTCCATTGATGTGAGTTTTATTTCACTCAATTTAATATTACCAGCCTTATCTAAGATTTTAACAGATGGTGGTCAAGTTGTTGCTTTAATTAAACCGCAGTTTGAGGCAGGTCGTGAACAGATTGGTAAACATGGTATTGTTAAGGACAAGTCAGTCCACGAAACTGTTTTGGAGACAGTAACAACTTTTGCGACAAATTACGGATTCACAGTTAAAGAACTTGATTTTTCTCCCATTCAGGGCGGTCATGGTAATATTGAATTTTTAGCCTACTTAGAAAAATCAGCTCAAGCCCAAAATCAAGTCTTGACTAAGATTAAATCGATTGTTGAACAAGCACATAAGGAATTTAAAAAGAATGAAGAAACGTGA
- a CDS encoding DegV family protein translates to MSKIKIVTDSSITIEPDLVEALDITVVPLTVMVDGIVYSDNDLKEDGKFLSLMRNSKSLPKTSQPPVGLFAETYEKLIKEGAEQIVAIHITHSLSGTLEASRQGANIAGADVTVLDSSFTDQAMKFQVIAAAKLAQKGSSLEEILARVEEVKKKTELFIGVSTLENLVKGGRIGRVTGLISSLLNIRVVMELKNHALNPIAKGRGNKTFNKWLDNLIATIKDRKIAEIGISYAGTSDFANGLKDKLQAYVEKDIAVLETGSIIQTHTGEGAFAVMVHYE, encoded by the coding sequence ATGAGTAAAATTAAAATTGTAACTGATTCTTCTATTACAATCGAGCCCGATTTAGTTGAAGCATTGGATATCACTGTTGTTCCTTTAACCGTTATGGTTGACGGCATTGTTTATTCTGATAACGATCTTAAGGAAGATGGGAAATTTCTTTCTTTAATGCGAAACAGTAAGTCACTCCCTAAAACAAGCCAACCACCTGTTGGTCTGTTCGCAGAAACTTATGAAAAGCTTATTAAAGAGGGGGCGGAACAAATTGTTGCTATTCATATTACCCATTCCTTATCTGGAACACTTGAGGCCTCACGTCAAGGAGCTAATATTGCTGGAGCAGATGTCACTGTATTAGACTCTTCCTTTACAGATCAAGCCATGAAATTTCAAGTTATTGCGGCTGCTAAACTAGCTCAAAAGGGTAGCAGTCTAGAAGAAATTTTGGCAAGGGTTGAAGAAGTAAAAAAGAAAACCGAACTTTTTATTGGTGTCTCAACCTTAGAAAATCTGGTTAAAGGTGGACGAATTGGCCGTGTGACAGGCTTAATCAGTTCTCTTCTCAATATCAGAGTTGTTATGGAACTGAAAAACCATGCTCTTAATCCTATTGCGAAAGGACGCGGTAATAAAACGTTTAACAAGTGGCTGGATAATTTGATTGCGACTATCAAAGACCGCAAAATTGCTGAGATCGGCATTTCCTATGCTGGGACTTCAGATTTTGCTAATGGTCTTAAAGACAAGTTACAAGCTTATGTTGAGAAAGATATTGCTGTTTTAGAAACGGGGTCAATTATTCAGACTCATACAGGTGAAGGTGCTTTTGCAGTAATGGTGCATTATGAGTAA
- a CDS encoding HU family DNA-binding protein, giving the protein MANKQDLIAKVAEATELTKKDSAAAVDAVFSAVSSYLAKGEKVQLIGFGNFEVRERAARKGRNPQTGEEIKIKASKVPAFKAGKALKDAVK; this is encoded by the coding sequence ATGGCTAACAAACAAGATTTGATTGCAAAAGTAGCAGAAGCTACTGAATTGACTAAGAAAGATTCAGCTGCAGCAGTAGACGCTGTCTTCTCAGCAGTATCATCTTACCTTGCAAAGGGTGAAAAAGTACAACTTATTGGTTTTGGTAACTTTGAAGTTCGCGAACGTGCAGCACGCAAAGGTCGCAACCCTCAAACAGGTGAAGAAATCAAAATCAAAGCTTCTAAAGTTCCAGCATTCAAAGCTGGTAAAGCTCTTAAAGACGCTGTAAAATAA